A single Augochlora pura isolate Apur16 chromosome 2, APUR_v2.2.1, whole genome shotgun sequence DNA region contains:
- the LOC144474669 gene encoding trace amine-associated receptor 8c, protein MEHKQTIMLAPALSNSSCWRRDTSEPAWTAPGLGELLRATLILSLSLGILCANLLVICVINSRRYSKYIHAQPRYLLTSLASNDLAIGLLVTPFGFLPAVYGCWPYGEVVCQIQALLRGALTQQSAVILVCMAIDRYVCMLHPHHYHKHASKKYYMRQGCVAVMSTTWIASVAIFGALVLPRGGYYFNGSGLLACDPFFAKASLRILACCCFYFPTTMVLMYCYGSAFHVNKLRLKRVVCINAPEVVRGGHMERLVDHERRLSTSASRTMAAMSLGFIVMVTPWTIQEVVAACTGSKPPPFLDFLATWLALSNSFWNPFLYWLFNNHFRRISREILYTKILCRPKPLGSKQHCCATSTGGLDVCSMAGVDLSGLERCSMDRCSMARCSSSSLTNTLPLPWETGHIAHSDPTPT, encoded by the exons ATGGAGCACAAGCAGACGATCATGCTCGCACCTGCTCTGAGCAACAGCAGCTGCTGGCGGAGAGACACGTCCGAGCCCGCTTGGACCGCGCCAGGATTAGGGGAACTGCTGCGAGCTACGTTAATACTTTCCCTGAGCCTCGGCATCCTTTGCGCAAACCTCCTGGTGATTTGCGTCATTAACAGCAGACGATACAGCAAATATATTCATGCACAG CCGAGATATTTGCTGACAAGTCTGGCAAGTAATGACTTGGCCATTGGACTGCTGGTTACTCCTTTCGGTTTCCTGCCAGCTGTTTACGGATGCTGGCCCTACGGTGAAGTTGTCTGCCAAATTCAG GCACTCCTTAGAGGAGCCTTGACTCAACAAAGTGCCGTTATTCTCGTCTGCATGGCAATTGATCGTTACGTTTGTATGCTGCATCCTCACCATTATCATAAGCACGCATCTAAAAAG TATTACATGCGGCAGGGTTGCGTGGCCGTGATGTCAACTACGTGGATAGCGAGCGTGGCGATTTTCGGTGCCCTCGTGCTACCAAGAGGTGGTTATTACTTCAACGGTTCCGGTCTACTCGCCTGCGATCCATTCTTCGCCAAAGCATCCCTTAG GATTCTGGCGTGCTGCTGTTTTTACTTTCCCACGACGATGGTGTTGATGTACTGCTACGGTTCAGCCTTCCACGTTAACAAACTGCGTCTCAAAAGGGTGGTTTGCATTAATGCCCCGGAAGTCGTTAGGGGAGGCCACATGGAGAGG CTTGTAGATCACGAAAGGCGATTGTCAACTTCTGCATCAAGGACAATGGCCGCGATGAGTTTAGGATTCATTGTTATGGTCACACCATGGACGATTCAGGAAGTTGTCGCAGCGTGCACCGGAAGCAAACCACCGCCGTTCCTCGACTTTCTCGCCACATGGCTCGCTCTGTCCAACAGCTTTTGGAATCCATTTCTCTACTGGCTGTTCAACAATCATTTTCGCCGAATTTCTAGAGAGATTCTTTACACTAAG ATATTGTGTAGACCAAAGCCACTGGGATCGAAACAACACTGTTGTGCGACCAGTACCGGCGGTCTTGATGTTTGCAGTATGGCCGGTGTTGATTTATCAG GTTTAGAACGCTGTTCGATGGATCGGTGTTCAATGGCTCGGTGTTCCTCTTCATCATTAACTAATACGCTACCGCTCCCATGGGAAACTGGACACATAGCACATAGCGACCCTACGCCCACGTGA